A window of the Molothrus ater isolate BHLD 08-10-18 breed brown headed cowbird chromosome 16, BPBGC_Mater_1.1, whole genome shotgun sequence genome harbors these coding sequences:
- the BUD31 gene encoding protein BUD31 homolog yields MPKVKRSRKPPPDGWELIEPTLDELDQKMREAETEPHEGKRKVESLWPIFRIHHQKTRYIFDLFYKRKAISRELYEYCIKEGYADKNLIAKWKKQGYENLCCLRCIQTRDTNFGTNCICRVPKSKLEVGRIIECTHCGCRGCSG; encoded by the exons ATGCCCAAAGTGAAGAGGAGCAGGAAGCCTCCCCCAGATGGCTGGGAGCTGATCGAGCCCACGCTGGACGAGCTGGACCAGAAGATGAGAGAAG CTGAGACAGAGCCACACgaagggaagaggaaagtgGAGTCCCTCTGGCCTATCTTCAGGATCCACCACCAGAAAACACGTTACATCTTTGATCTCTTCTACAAGAGGAAAGCAATCAGCAGAG AGCTCTATGAGTACTGCATCAAGGAGGGCTATGCTGACAAAAACCTGATTGCCAAGTGGAAGAAGCAGGGCTATGAGAACCTCTGCTGCCTGCGCTGCATCCAGACTCGGGACACCAACTTTGGCACCAACTGCATCTGCAGGGTCCCCAAAAGCAAGCTGGAAGTG ggcagaaTCATTGAGTGCACTCACTGTGGatgcagaggctgctctgggtga